A window from Flammeovirgaceae bacterium encodes these proteins:
- a CDS encoding winged helix-turn-helix transcriptional regulator — MRRDIFQAIADPTRRAIIALIALQAMTPNTLAGHFDTTRQAVSKHLRILTECGLVRQQPQGREVYYFLDIDKMKEIDRWLEQFRKIWEKRYNQLDDLISTIKKQKK, encoded by the coding sequence ATGAGACGAGACATTTTTCAGGCCATCGCAGACCCGACAAGGCGGGCAATCATTGCCTTAATCGCCTTGCAGGCTATGACACCGAATACCCTTGCCGGGCATTTTGACACTACCAGGCAAGCGGTTTCCAAACACCTTCGCATTTTGACGGAATGTGGGCTGGTGCGGCAGCAACCTCAGGGACGGGAAGTATATTATTTCCTTGATATTGATAAAATGAAGGAAATCGACCGGTGGCTCGAGCAATTCAGGAAAATATGGGAAAAGCGTTACAACCAACTTGACGATTTAATATCCACCATCAAAAAACAGAAAAAATGA
- a CDS encoding TfoX/Sxy family protein produces the protein MAYSERLAERIRKALGHLPVEEKKMFGGLAFMINGKMCLTVGPGRIMARIGPKLHQREVKRDGCSTVVMKGREYKGYVYIKEENLKSAPGLNHWISLALAFNRQLGTGGG, from the coding sequence ATGGCATATAGTGAACGGTTGGCCGAAAGAATAAGGAAAGCCCTGGGGCACCTGCCTGTTGAAGAAAAAAAAATGTTTGGTGGCCTGGCGTTTATGATCAACGGGAAAATGTGCCTGACGGTAGGGCCCGGAAGGATAATGGCCAGGATAGGCCCTAAGCTGCACCAGCGCGAAGTCAAAAGGGATGGATGCTCCACGGTTGTAATGAAAGGAAGGGAATACAAGGGCTACGTTTACATAAAAGAAGAAAACCTAAAAAGCGCCCCCGGCCTCAATCATTGGATCAGCCTTGCCCTGGCTTTTAACAGGCAGTTGGGCACCGGTGGCGGTTGA
- a CDS encoding transcriptional regulator yields MEEVTLKEDIKVLYVTAKSFPGGIREATDELHRIVPFSTHRRYFGVSRPENGGEIVYRAATEELEKGEAERLSCETLILKKGKYVGLTVHNFRKDIMAIGKAFEKLLEQPNLDPLGYCVEWYATDNESVTCMVRLNQ; encoded by the coding sequence ATGGAGGAAGTAACATTAAAAGAAGACATCAAGGTATTGTACGTAACGGCAAAATCATTTCCCGGAGGGATACGCGAAGCAACTGACGAGTTGCATAGGATTGTACCATTTTCCACCCATAGAAGGTATTTTGGCGTGTCACGGCCGGAAAATGGAGGGGAAATCGTTTACCGGGCGGCCACCGAAGAGCTTGAAAAAGGCGAAGCCGAAAGGCTGAGTTGTGAAACCCTGATATTGAAAAAAGGAAAATACGTTGGGTTGACGGTTCACAATTTCAGAAAAGATATAATGGCCATTGGTAAGGCTTTTGAAAAACTACTGGAGCAGCCCAACCTTGACCCCTTAGGGTACTGTGTGGAGTGGTACGCTACCGACAATGAGTCCGTAACATGCATGGTTCGCTTAAACCAATAA
- a CDS encoding transcription initiation protein translates to MRKFALMFRMDSTSKDANPSKAQMEVYMGQWTKWINYISEKGQLAEGGNHFGPQGKVVRPHHIQEGFYEVNHEYVAGYIIVMGKDMLEAVALARECPILNGEGTSIEIREIVPPGNV, encoded by the coding sequence ATGAGGAAATTCGCATTGATGTTCCGCATGGATTCAACAAGCAAGGATGCCAACCCGTCAAAGGCCCAAATGGAAGTATATATGGGGCAATGGACAAAATGGATCAATTACATTTCGGAAAAAGGCCAACTGGCGGAAGGCGGAAACCATTTTGGCCCACAGGGCAAGGTTGTCCGGCCTCACCACATTCAAGAAGGTTTTTATGAAGTGAACCATGAATATGTTGCAGGCTATATTATTGTGATGGGCAAAGATATGCTTGAGGCGGTGGCCCTGGCGAGGGAATGCCCTATTCTTAACGGGGAGGGGACAAGTATTGAAATCAGGGAAATAGTCCCTCCGGGAAACGTATGA
- the aspS gene encoding aspartate--tRNA ligase, producing the protein MLRTHTCGELRIDNVNQQVTLAGWVQRVRDKGSLLWVDLRDRYGITQLFLEEGKSPAGLIKTVRGCGREFVVSASGTVVERQSPNPKMPTGGIEVRVEQLEILNPSKVPPFTIEDHTDGGDDLRMKYRYLDLRRSPVRQALQLRHKMGQETRKFLDAQNFIEVETPVLIKSTPEGARDFVVPSRMNQGEFYALPQSPQTFKQLLMVSGFDRYYQIVKCFRDEDLRADRQPEFTQIDCEMAFVEQEDVLALFEGLVRHLFKHVKGLDIPEVPRMGYDHAMKYYGSDKPDIRFDMKFVELNDVAKGKGFGVFDDAALVVGICAKGCAGHTRKQLDGLIDFVKRPQVGAKGMVYVRYNEDGTFKSSVDKFYDQDALRAWAERMNASPGDLMLVMSGEVEKTRKALSELRLHLGSELGLRDRNTFAPLWVLDFPLFEWDEDTQRYHAKHHPFTSPKKEDIPLLDSDPGKVRANAYDLVINGTEIGGGSIRIHDRPTQQMMFSKLGFTDEEAKKQFGFLMEAFEFGAPPHGGIAFGFDRLCSIFAGVESIRDFIAFPKNNAGRDVMIDSPSTISAEQLDELGIALKPSAKQQ; encoded by the coding sequence ATGTTACGGACCCACACTTGCGGTGAATTGCGAATAGATAATGTAAACCAACAGGTAACCCTGGCCGGCTGGGTGCAGCGGGTACGCGATAAGGGCAGCCTGCTGTGGGTGGACCTCAGGGACCGGTATGGCATTACACAATTGTTTTTGGAGGAGGGCAAGTCCCCGGCCGGGTTGATCAAAACCGTGCGTGGGTGTGGCCGAGAGTTTGTGGTCTCCGCCTCCGGCACGGTGGTGGAGCGGCAATCGCCCAACCCCAAAATGCCCACCGGTGGCATTGAGGTCCGGGTGGAACAATTGGAAATCCTCAACCCCTCCAAGGTCCCGCCCTTTACCATTGAAGACCATACGGATGGAGGGGACGACCTTCGCATGAAATACCGGTACCTGGACTTAAGAAGGAGCCCGGTGAGGCAGGCACTGCAACTGCGCCATAAGATGGGCCAGGAAACAAGGAAATTCCTTGATGCGCAAAATTTCATCGAAGTGGAAACGCCCGTGCTTATTAAATCCACCCCCGAAGGCGCCCGCGATTTCGTGGTCCCCTCCCGAATGAACCAGGGAGAATTTTATGCCTTGCCCCAGTCACCGCAGACCTTTAAGCAATTGCTGATGGTGTCCGGGTTTGACCGTTACTATCAAATAGTAAAATGCTTTCGCGATGAGGACCTGCGGGCAGACCGCCAGCCGGAGTTTACCCAGATCGACTGCGAGATGGCATTTGTGGAGCAGGAAGATGTACTTGCCCTTTTTGAAGGATTGGTCCGCCATTTGTTTAAGCATGTCAAGGGATTGGACATTCCCGAGGTGCCCCGGATGGGCTACGACCATGCCATGAAATATTATGGCTCTGACAAACCGGACATTCGGTTTGACATGAAGTTTGTGGAACTTAACGATGTGGCCAAGGGAAAAGGGTTTGGCGTGTTTGATGACGCGGCCCTGGTCGTGGGCATTTGTGCAAAAGGATGTGCCGGCCATACCCGCAAACAACTGGATGGCCTTATTGATTTTGTGAAGAGGCCACAAGTAGGGGCCAAAGGCATGGTGTACGTTCGTTACAACGAGGATGGCACTTTCAAGTCGTCAGTGGATAAATTTTACGACCAGGATGCCCTAAGGGCGTGGGCAGAAAGAATGAACGCCAGTCCCGGTGACTTAATGTTGGTAATGTCGGGGGAGGTGGAAAAAACCAGGAAGGCGCTAAGTGAACTGCGGCTGCACCTGGGAAGCGAACTGGGGCTTCGCGACAGGAACACCTTTGCCCCGCTATGGGTGCTCGACTTTCCTTTGTTTGAATGGGACGAGGACACGCAACGTTACCATGCCAAACACCACCCATTTACCTCGCCCAAAAAGGAAGACATCCCTTTGTTGGACAGCGACCCCGGCAAGGTGCGGGCAAACGCCTACGATTTGGTCATCAACGGCACCGAAATCGGAGGGGGCTCCATTCGTATCCACGACCGTCCTACCCAGCAAATGATGTTCAGTAAATTGGGTTTTACCGATGAAGAAGCAAAAAAACAATTCGGCTTCCTGATGGAGGCTTTTGAATTTGGCGCGCCCCCCCATGGGGGGATTGCCTTTGGCTTTGACCGTCTGTGTTCCATCTTTGCGGGCGTGGAGTCCATCCGTGACTTCATTGCCTTCCCAAAAAACAACGCAGGAAGGGACGTGATGATCGATTCGCCCTCCACCATTTCAGCCGAGCAGTTGGACGAACTGGGCATTGCGTTAAAACCTTCGGCCAAGCAGCAATAA
- a CDS encoding MmcQ/YjbR family DNA-binding protein, translating into MATFYTFEKIASSFPEVTIGPHFEKISFRVKNKIFATYDDTNGLATVKLSPMDQERFALLNPTIYPVDNKWGKQGWTFMEVDRVNEKVLQEVLATAYCQVAPKALGKRALQNKNRKNG; encoded by the coding sequence ATGGCCACCTTTTATACTTTTGAAAAAATTGCTTCCTCGTTTCCTGAAGTAACGATTGGGCCGCACTTTGAGAAAATATCGTTTAGGGTAAAAAACAAAATATTTGCAACCTATGACGATACGAATGGCCTAGCCACGGTCAAATTATCGCCAATGGACCAGGAGCGTTTTGCCTTGTTAAACCCAACGATTTATCCCGTTGACAACAAATGGGGAAAGCAAGGTTGGACATTTATGGAAGTGGACAGGGTAAATGAAAAGGTGTTACAGGAAGTGCTTGCGACCGCCTATTGCCAAGTGGCCCCAAAGGCATTGGGCAAAAGGGCATTACAAAACAAAAACAGAAAAAATGGATAA
- a CDS encoding proline racemase family protein, whose protein sequence is MAQFHRLAAWHPASPHQITTIDAHTGGEPLRIITGGLPDLDGNTILEKRRYMKDNFDHLRKALMWEPRGHADMYGCIITPPVTPTAHFGVLFLHNEGYSTMCGHGIIAVTKVVLECGLLPMKGPETPVNIDSPAGLIRATAKINGDKVESVSFTNVPSFVQALGQTVEVVGMGKIKYDIAFGGAFYAYVDAQEAGVGLTGKDHDELIEKGMAIKRAIMKTFRLGHPFEPELNFLYGTIFTGGALTKNAHSRNVCVFAEGEVDRSPTGTGVSGRMALHHARGEIKVGEPMIIESIVGSTFTCMVKETTTLGPYDAVVPVVEGTAHIMGKHTFVIDPEDPLKGGFIFR, encoded by the coding sequence ATGGCCCAGTTTCACCGCCTTGCCGCCTGGCACCCTGCCAGCCCCCATCAAATCACGACCATTGATGCCCATACCGGAGGGGAACCGTTGAGGATCATAACAGGCGGATTGCCTGACCTGGACGGTAATACCATTCTGGAAAAGAGGAGGTACATGAAGGACAATTTTGACCACCTCAGAAAGGCACTGATGTGGGAGCCCCGTGGCCATGCGGACATGTATGGCTGCATCATCACCCCACCGGTAACGCCAACGGCACATTTTGGCGTGCTGTTCCTTCACAATGAAGGGTACAGCACCATGTGCGGCCATGGCATCATAGCTGTCACAAAAGTGGTGTTGGAATGTGGCTTATTGCCCATGAAGGGCCCGGAAACACCCGTAAACATTGACTCCCCTGCCGGCCTTATCAGAGCCACGGCCAAAATCAATGGGGATAAAGTGGAAAGTGTCTCCTTCACCAACGTTCCGTCATTTGTGCAGGCGCTGGGCCAGACGGTGGAAGTGGTGGGCATGGGCAAGATAAAATACGACATCGCCTTTGGTGGGGCATTTTATGCTTATGTGGACGCACAGGAGGCTGGCGTAGGCCTTACCGGCAAAGACCATGACGAGTTGATAGAAAAAGGCATGGCCATTAAGCGCGCCATAATGAAAACTTTTCGGTTGGGCCATCCATTTGAACCTGAACTCAACTTTTTGTACGGCACCATATTCACAGGCGGTGCCTTGACCAAGAACGCCCACAGCAGGAACGTTTGCGTTTTTGCCGAGGGCGAGGTGGACCGCAGCCCTACAGGAACTGGCGTGAGCGGGCGAATGGCCCTCCATCACGCCAGGGGCGAAATAAAAGTTGGGGAGCCCATGATCATTGAAAGCATCGTGGGGAGCACGTTTACCTGTATGGTGAAGGAAACGACAACGTTGGGGCCTTATGACGCGGTGGTCCCGGTGGTCGAAGGCACCGCGCACATCATGGGCAAACATACTTTTGTGATAGACCCGGAGGATCCGTTAAAAGGTGGGTTTATTTTTAGGTAG
- a CDS encoding VOC family protein, protein MKIEAFDNFFLGATDLRESKSFYLDTLGLDVKFDFADSGMVAFAVGEEEPAIILKDRAKFPAIKPMIWFKVESVQKSYQELKSKGVIFLTEPFTIRTGWAVEFKDPAGNVLGITDYQNQGS, encoded by the coding sequence ATGAAAATTGAAGCCTTTGACAATTTCTTTTTGGGCGCAACCGACCTAAGGGAAAGCAAATCGTTTTACCTGGACACATTGGGGCTTGACGTAAAATTCGATTTTGCCGATAGCGGTATGGTTGCCTTTGCAGTCGGTGAGGAGGAGCCTGCCATTATTTTAAAAGACCGCGCCAAATTCCCTGCCATAAAGCCGATGATTTGGTTCAAGGTGGAATCGGTTCAAAAGTCTTATCAGGAGCTGAAAAGCAAAGGGGTAATTTTTTTGACGGAACCCTTTACAATAAGGACGGGCTGGGCGGTTGAATTTAAGGACCCGGCAGGAAACGTATTGGGGATAACAGACTACCAAAACCAAGGTTCTTAA
- a CDS encoding SRPBCC domain-containing protein has protein sequence MSKLLFDFLVNKDNNTLTIKREFAAGRQLVWDCYTKKELLDQWFAPRPFTTKTKSMDFSNGGHWHYAMIDQDGNHYWGYTKYSNIHPIDSYETLDAFCNEAGEINKDLPTAKWKLTFAQKGENTVVETVVFYHSLADLEKVINMGMQEGMMSTLEKLDELLASLGK, from the coding sequence ATGAGCAAGCTACTATTTGACTTCCTTGTCAACAAGGACAACAACACACTGACCATCAAACGTGAATTTGCGGCAGGACGGCAACTTGTTTGGGATTGCTACACAAAAAAGGAGCTCCTTGACCAATGGTTTGCGCCCAGGCCATTTACCACCAAAACAAAGTCTATGGATTTTAGCAATGGGGGGCACTGGCACTATGCCATGATCGATCAGGACGGTAACCATTATTGGGGGTATACAAAATATAGCAACATCCATCCCATTGATTCGTATGAAACTTTGGATGCTTTCTGCAACGAAGCAGGTGAAATAAACAAGGACCTCCCAACGGCCAAATGGAAACTTACGTTTGCCCAGAAAGGGGAAAATACAGTGGTCGAGACTGTTGTTTTTTATCACTCGTTGGCCGATCTGGAAAAAGTCATCAATATGGGGATGCAGGAAGGAATGATGTCGACACTTGAAAAATTGGACGAATTGCTGGCGTCCCTGGGAAAATAG
- a CDS encoding AraC family transcriptional regulator has product MKYRTIQPTKKLSRFVRFYWSLEGSVPNGHPYVHRTLANASPEMIFHYKGSFEELNQSGQTEKTFLTGVHAQTDRVRRFIAKSDYGIFGVYLQPYAIPVLFGVPSSDIKNELPDLTTLLGGEGERLTEKMMLAGSNVQRLQIINGFLEQRLTGVDPPGIVNATHQIFNRNGLVNVKNLAAQSSLSQRQFERKFKEFIGFTPKSFSKVVRFNALLWNYKRPNASLTEMAYDFDYYDQAHFIQDFKQFSGYNPKTYFSGKAKEVFYAP; this is encoded by the coding sequence ATGAAGTATAGGACCATCCAACCAACAAAAAAACTTTCCCGCTTTGTGCGCTTTTATTGGTCGTTGGAAGGTAGTGTGCCAAACGGCCACCCTTATGTCCATAGGACATTGGCCAATGCCTCTCCCGAAATGATTTTCCATTACAAGGGTTCATTTGAGGAACTGAACCAGTCCGGTCAAACTGAAAAAACCTTTTTGACGGGCGTTCATGCCCAGACCGACCGGGTAAGGCGGTTCATTGCAAAGTCGGATTATGGGATTTTTGGGGTATACCTTCAACCCTATGCCATTCCGGTATTGTTTGGTGTCCCGTCATCGGACATCAAGAACGAACTGCCAGACTTGACCACATTGCTTGGAGGAGAGGGGGAGAGGCTAACAGAAAAAATGATGCTGGCGGGGAGCAATGTTCAACGATTACAAATCATAAATGGATTTTTGGAGCAGCGTTTGACCGGGGTTGACCCGCCCGGGATCGTCAACGCCACGCATCAAATTTTCAACCGGAACGGGCTCGTTAATGTCAAAAACCTGGCCGCGCAATCCAGCTTGTCACAACGTCAGTTTGAGCGAAAGTTTAAAGAATTTATAGGGTTCACCCCTAAATCATTTTCGAAGGTGGTCCGTTTCAATGCCTTATTATGGAATTATAAAAGGCCAAATGCCTCACTTACAGAAATGGCTTACGATTTTGATTACTACGACCAAGCCCATTTCATCCAAGATTTCAAACAATTTTCCGGCTATAACCCAAAGACCTATTTTTCAGGCAAGGCAAAGGAAGTGTTTTACGCACCATAG
- a CDS encoding nucleoside deaminase has translation MELHTDEYFMREALKEARKAFDKGEVPVGAVVACHNKVIARAHNQTEQLTDATAHAEMLAITAASNYLGSKYLNECALFVTLEPCMMCAGALHWVQLMKLAYGASDVQRGYSLTKGPVLHPKTTVVKGVKQEECKALVDAFFKNIRG, from the coding sequence ATGGAGTTGCACACAGATGAGTACTTTATGCGCGAGGCCCTTAAGGAGGCCAGGAAGGCTTTTGACAAGGGCGAGGTGCCGGTGGGCGCGGTGGTGGCCTGCCACAACAAGGTTATTGCAAGGGCGCACAACCAAACGGAACAATTGACCGATGCCACCGCCCATGCGGAAATGCTGGCCATAACCGCGGCCTCCAATTACCTGGGGTCCAAATACCTCAACGAGTGTGCGTTGTTCGTGACGCTGGAACCCTGCATGATGTGTGCCGGGGCACTGCACTGGGTGCAATTGATGAAGCTGGCCTATGGGGCGTCCGATGTGCAACGCGGCTATTCCTTGACGAAGGGGCCCGTGTTGCACCCGAAGACGACCGTGGTGAAAGGGGTGAAGCAGGAGGAATGCAAGGCCCTGGTGGATGCTTTCTTTAAAAATATCAGGGGATAA
- a CDS encoding serine hydrolase, with translation MGHRLGILALMFFIATTGLGQKKVKSTTPSVYYPGKAWEKRQPEDVGMDAGLLKEAVGFAIANEASAPRDLKLNHYRSFGREPFGYAIGPIKDRGDQTGIVIKNGYVVAEWGDPYRIDMTHSVTKSFLSTVVGLAYDRGLIPNLDDAVYKYVPPILLYKPIPTGNKADEFDKKSDFIDLFETPHNREITWRQMLQQNSDWEGTLWGKPDWADRPSKDYEEWLDKRNKPGTVYEYNDTRVNALALATLSVWRKPLPEVLKESIMDPIGASNTWRWYGYENSWIVLDGKAVQSVTGGGHWGGGMYIHAYDMARFGYLTLHNGKWNGRQLVSEEWNKMAQTPSAPQDTYGFMNWFLNTGKKFLPSAPEKVFVHIGNGTNMVYVDPENDVVAVVRWIENSQMDGFIKKLLAAIK, from the coding sequence ATGGGGCACCGCTTAGGCATTTTAGCACTTATGTTTTTCATTGCCACTACGGGCTTGGGTCAAAAGAAAGTCAAGTCCACAACACCTTCCGTTTACTACCCAGGCAAGGCCTGGGAAAAGCGGCAGCCGGAAGACGTAGGCATGGATGCCGGGTTGTTGAAGGAGGCGGTGGGTTTTGCCATTGCCAATGAGGCAAGTGCGCCACGCGACCTCAAACTGAACCATTACAGAAGTTTCGGAAGGGAGCCCTTCGGCTATGCCATTGGCCCCATCAAAGACCGGGGCGACCAGACGGGCATTGTCATCAAAAATGGGTACGTAGTGGCCGAATGGGGAGACCCCTACCGCATTGACATGACGCACAGTGTCACCAAAAGTTTTCTTTCCACGGTGGTGGGGCTGGCGTACGACCGGGGGCTCATACCCAACCTCGATGATGCAGTGTATAAATATGTTCCCCCTATTTTGCTTTACAAGCCTATCCCAACAGGCAACAAGGCGGATGAATTCGATAAAAAGTCCGACTTTATCGACTTGTTTGAAACCCCGCACAACCGGGAGATCACCTGGAGGCAAATGCTGCAACAAAACAGCGACTGGGAAGGCACCCTATGGGGAAAGCCCGACTGGGCAGACCGTCCGTCCAAAGACTATGAAGAGTGGCTGGACAAAAGGAACAAGCCCGGCACCGTGTATGAATACAATGACACCCGGGTGAACGCCCTCGCATTGGCCACACTTAGTGTTTGGAGGAAGCCACTGCCTGAGGTGCTGAAGGAAAGCATAATGGACCCCATTGGGGCATCAAACACCTGGCGTTGGTACGGCTATGAAAATTCGTGGATTGTCCTGGACGGCAAAGCCGTGCAATCCGTGACTGGCGGTGGCCATTGGGGGGGTGGCATGTACATCCATGCTTATGACATGGCCCGCTTTGGCTACCTCACGTTGCACAATGGAAAATGGAATGGCCGTCAACTTGTTTCGGAAGAGTGGAACAAAATGGCCCAAACACCATCAGCGCCACAAGACACGTATGGTTTTATGAACTGGTTTTTGAACACGGGCAAAAAATTCCTGCCAAGTGCCCCGGAAAAGGTTTTTGTCCACATTGGCAATGGCACTAACATGGTATACGTTGATCCTGAAAATGATGTGGTGGCCGTGGTGCGGTGGATCGAAAACAGCCAAATGGACGGGTTTATAAAAAAGTTGCTTGCGGCCATTAAATAA
- a CDS encoding alpha/beta hydrolase has product MNNKVGSKTIVFIHGLFMNPTSWNHWVDFYTRKGYKCHDPAYKYHEGDPATLRTNIDPGLENLTFGHVVSDLAAYIDALPEKPILIGHSMGGLAVQKLIGLDKGIAGVCIDPAPPQGIFSFKWSFLKANLPTINPLKGNSVCVPSVKWFHYAFCNTMTMEQTQVEYGKFVVPESRNIPRSGTKDDGKVDFRKPHKPLLIIAGEKDNIIPSSLNRKNFMAYTDKNSRTDFKEFAGRTHYICGQQN; this is encoded by the coding sequence ATGAACAATAAAGTGGGCAGCAAGACCATAGTGTTTATCCACGGGCTTTTCATGAACCCCACCAGTTGGAACCATTGGGTGGATTTTTATACCCGTAAAGGATATAAGTGCCATGACCCAGCCTATAAATACCATGAAGGGGATCCCGCCACATTGCGCACAAACATTGACCCTGGCCTGGAAAATTTGACTTTTGGACATGTAGTAAGTGACTTGGCGGCCTATATTGATGCCCTGCCCGAAAAACCAATACTCATTGGGCACTCCATGGGAGGGCTTGCGGTTCAAAAACTTATAGGATTGGACAAAGGCATTGCGGGAGTATGCATTGACCCTGCCCCTCCACAAGGTATTTTTAGTTTTAAGTGGAGTTTCCTAAAAGCAAATTTGCCCACCATAAACCCATTGAAGGGAAACTCGGTTTGTGTGCCCAGCGTAAAATGGTTTCATTACGCCTTTTGCAATACCATGACCATGGAGCAAACGCAAGTGGAATACGGGAAATTTGTGGTCCCCGAAAGCAGGAACATACCAAGAAGCGGGACAAAGGATGATGGCAAGGTCGATTTTAGAAAACCGCACAAGCCTTTGTTGATCATAGCTGGTGAAAAAGACAATATTATCCCTTCCTCACTCAATAGGAAAAACTTCATGGCCTATACGGATAAAAATAGCCGGACGGATTTTAAAGAATTTGCCGGCAGGACCCACTATATATGTGGACAACAAAATTGA
- a CDS encoding nuclear transport factor 2 family protein: protein MDNTKTTKMLLDTYYEGFAKKKDWEAVIADDFKYIGGNMANQDPINGKAGYVTVINRFSLIFQQMRVKKMIVDGDNACVIGNYDFKFPNGVKMNGNVSEVWTAKNGKLASLTIFFDTLTFDRNTPPIR from the coding sequence ATGGATAATACCAAAACCACAAAAATGCTTCTGGACACCTATTATGAGGGGTTCGCCAAAAAGAAAGATTGGGAGGCCGTCATTGCTGACGATTTTAAGTACATTGGTGGGAATATGGCCAACCAGGATCCAATAAATGGAAAGGCCGGATATGTTACGGTGATCAATCGCTTTTCATTGATTTTTCAACAAATGCGGGTTAAAAAAATGATTGTGGATGGCGACAATGCCTGTGTTATAGGAAACTATGACTTTAAATTTCCGAATGGCGTGAAAATGAACGGGAACGTTTCGGAGGTTTGGACAGCAAAAAATGGCAAGTTGGCATCCCTTACCATTTTTTTCGATACCCTAACCTTTGACCGAAATACACCACCCATTAGGTAG
- a CDS encoding nuclear transport factor 2 family protein: MTEMEWKGLFQQIEENFGQAVVSNSVEAMKRCTTTDWVLVDSQGGIIPQERFFQVVEQGLLSHSSMSKEVLRAKAYGDVALVTSRGKNTAHWQGQEIEADEWVTDVYKKENGKWLCVLTHLTPVHKS, encoded by the coding sequence ATGACAGAAATGGAATGGAAAGGACTTTTCCAACAAATTGAAGAAAACTTCGGCCAGGCGGTGGTTTCCAATTCTGTGGAGGCAATGAAAAGATGCACCACAACAGACTGGGTGCTGGTGGATAGCCAGGGCGGGATAATCCCACAGGAGCGGTTTTTCCAGGTGGTGGAACAAGGCTTGCTCTCGCATTCATCAATGTCCAAAGAGGTTTTGCGGGCAAAGGCCTATGGTGACGTGGCACTCGTGACAAGCCGTGGAAAAAACACGGCACACTGGCAAGGGCAGGAAATCGAGGCAGACGAATGGGTTACTGACGTGTACAAAAAAGAAAACGGAAAATGGCTTTGTGTGTTGACCCATTTGACCCCTGTTCATAAAAGCTGA
- a CDS encoding tetratricopeptide repeat protein: MHKPFIAFALALLVLSCGKPTQELYEEASLRFDKEDYKGAVSLLDSVIAMDDKNSDAYYTRGSSKFNLGDYEGAIADYSKTIALTGKNVDAALYYYRGDAYLNLHQPDKAIQDFSMAVTLIPDYGEAFNLRGDTWMALGNADSAFLDYSRAIETRPELAGPYFGMGNYYSNLPDNDQALSYYTQAIERGKQASYYFNRGLVYYLKNDFQNAISDFTATLEMDNKFTDAYVMRGAVKDEAGHGQEALTDFDEAIQLDPDNASAYFHRGITRKSQGDLKGACEDFNAALALGYTEAIAKTGDCPS; this comes from the coding sequence ATGCACAAACCATTTATTGCTTTTGCCCTGGCCTTGCTGGTGCTTTCTTGTGGCAAGCCCACTCAGGAACTATATGAAGAGGCCTCCCTTCGATTTGACAAAGAGGATTATAAAGGCGCGGTAAGCCTGTTGGACTCCGTAATTGCCATGGACGATAAAAACAGCGATGCCTACTATACCCGGGGCAGCAGCAAATTCAACCTGGGCGATTATGAGGGGGCCATTGCCGACTACTCCAAAACCATTGCCCTTACGGGCAAAAATGTGGATGCCGCCCTGTATTACTATCGGGGCGATGCCTACCTCAACCTTCATCAACCCGATAAGGCCATTCAGGATTTTTCCATGGCCGTGACCCTCATCCCCGACTATGGGGAGGCCTTCAACTTGCGGGGCGACACCTGGATGGCTTTGGGAAATGCGGACAGTGCCTTTCTGGATTATTCACGGGCCATTGAGACCAGGCCTGAATTGGCGGGCCCCTACTTTGGCATGGGCAACTATTATTCCAACCTGCCAGACAACGACCAGGCGTTGTCCTACTATACCCAGGCGATCGAACGAGGTAAGCAGGCAAGCTATTATTTTAACAGGGGCCTGGTGTATTACCTGAAAAACGACTTTCAAAATGCGATCAGTGATTTTACGGCCACACTGGAAATGGACAACAAATTTACAGATGCTTATGTCATGAGGGGGGCCGTAAAAGACGAGGCCGGGCATGGGCAAGAGGCCCTGACGGATTTTGATGAAGCCATCCAGCTCGACCCCGATAACGCGTCCGCCTATTTTCACAGGGGCATTACCCGGAAAAGCCAGGGGGACCTGAAAGGGGCCTGCGAAGATTTTAACGCAGCCCTTGCACTGGGATACACGGAAGCCATCGCCAAAACAGGGGACTGCCCCAGCTAG